The proteins below come from a single Cylindrospermopsis raciborskii Cr2010 genomic window:
- a CDS encoding Dyp-type peroxidase, whose translation MGLKEEDLRKLPEDGIDPENPGKYGGLLEDLQGNILRGHGRDHSVHLFVEFKPDKTIEVKQWIEDFAKKYLKSAKQQSDEAVNYRQKRISGGLFTNFFLSCKGYEYLEIEPFLIPADNPFRQGMKNEDIRAVLGDPKIDKWEPGFQQQIHGLILIADDDIIALLQGVNQMMQSLRKVASIVHREDGFILRNQAGQIVEHFGFVDGLSQPIFLKRDVVRSRVQDGGFSQWDSRASLDIILTPDPNGKKEDSYGSYLVYRKLEQNIKAFRQSQEELANALKVKEDLAGALVVGRFYDGTPVTLTDIPTFLHNPTNNFNYDEDLTATKCPFHAHVRKMNPRGDTGKVVSSPGFDEALAVERKHRIARRGVSYGTNNPIQEPEEGSGLLFMCFQADIENQFNFMQTRWANAGGFVQANVGPDPLIGQPEGTQKWPITWGQAKTLQHPFKLWVNMKGGEYFFAPSISFLQNITTC comes from the coding sequence ATGGGACTAAAAGAAGAAGATTTACGGAAATTGCCAGAAGACGGCATAGACCCAGAAAATCCTGGCAAATACGGGGGGTTACTGGAAGATTTACAGGGTAATATCCTCAGGGGACATGGACGTGACCATAGCGTTCACCTATTTGTGGAGTTTAAACCAGATAAAACCATTGAGGTTAAGCAATGGATTGAGGATTTTGCCAAAAAGTATTTAAAATCTGCTAAGCAGCAATCGGATGAAGCAGTAAACTATCGGCAAAAGAGAATATCAGGTGGATTATTCACCAACTTTTTCTTATCATGTAAAGGTTATGAATATTTAGAAATTGAACCCTTTTTGATTCCCGCAGACAACCCATTCCGTCAGGGAATGAAAAATGAGGACATCAGAGCTGTTTTAGGAGATCCAAAAATTGATAAGTGGGAACCTGGATTTCAACAGCAAATTCACGGATTAATCCTTATTGCGGATGATGACATTATTGCCCTGCTGCAAGGGGTAAATCAAATGATGCAATCACTACGCAAAGTGGCTAGTATTGTGCATCGAGAAGACGGATTTATCCTGCGAAATCAAGCGGGACAAATCGTTGAGCACTTTGGCTTCGTCGACGGTTTGAGCCAACCTATCTTTTTAAAGCGAGATGTTGTCCGCTCCCGTGTTCAAGATGGTGGTTTTAGCCAATGGGACTCCAGAGCTTCTCTGGATATTATTTTGACTCCAGACCCCAATGGCAAAAAGGAGGATAGCTATGGTAGCTACCTAGTATATCGCAAGCTAGAACAAAATATTAAGGCGTTTCGACAATCACAGGAAGAATTAGCTAATGCTCTTAAGGTGAAAGAGGACTTAGCAGGAGCTTTAGTTGTAGGTCGTTTCTATGATGGCACTCCAGTGACTCTTACAGATATACCAACTTTTTTACACAATCCAACTAATAACTTTAATTATGATGAGGATCTTACTGCAACTAAATGCCCATTTCATGCCCACGTGCGCAAAATGAACCCCCGTGGAGACACAGGAAAAGTGGTGTCTTCTCCCGGATTTGATGAAGCTTTGGCCGTGGAGAGAAAACATCGTATTGCCCGAAGGGGAGTTAGTTATGGAACTAATAATCCCATACAGGAACCAGAAGAGGGTTCAGGGCTACTATTTATGTGTTTTCAAGCGGATATTGAAAACCAGTTCAATTTCATGCAAACCAGATGGGCAAATGCTGGGGGTTTTGTTCAGGCTAATGTTGGACCAGATCCCCTCATTGGTCAACCAGAAGGAACACAAAAGTGGCCAATAACTTGGGGACAGGCTAAAACTTTACAGCACCCGTTTAAACTATGGGTAAATATGAAAGGAGGAGAGTATTTTTTTGCTCCTAGTATTAGTTTCCTCCAAAATATTACAACTTGTTAA